In Cupriavidus basilensis, one genomic interval encodes:
- a CDS encoding ABC transporter permease, translated as MSLLRPSSTRRLHPLALVAALAALLIALPIAQVAGSLLEPSGDTWRHLADTVLAEYVGNTLWLLAGVCAGVLLVGVPTAWLVSTYRFAGRAWLEWALVLPLAMPAYVIAYAYTDALQFAGPVQSWLRELTGWRAREYWFPDIRSLGGAIVLFTLVLYPYVYLTARAAFLQQTLNTLEAARLLGHGTWGSVWRVMLPLARPGIVAGTALALMETLADFGTVAYFGIPTFSTGIYRAWFSLGDKNAAAQLSACMLLFVIGILLAERASRGRARVHGGQRRAPAYRLHGWRAALALLVCVVPVLLGFAIPALMLCKMALAEGDAQFGPRFIGLVRNSFLLASVTALIAVLAALVIGYAGRGMAAGRGWLLRALTRVCGMGYALPGSVVAVGVLVPVARLDNAMSAWVQQHLGWSAGLLLTGGIAALVYAYLVRFLGVALQTVNAGLVKITPGMDAAARSLGHGPGATLRRVHLPMLRGSLLTAALIVFVDVMKELPATFVMRPFNFDTLAVQAYNLASDERLAEAATASLVIVAVGLLPVILLSRSIRRDARE; from the coding sequence ATGAGCCTGCTTCGCCCTAGCAGTACCCGCCGCCTGCACCCGTTAGCCTTGGTTGCCGCCCTGGCCGCGCTGCTGATCGCGCTGCCGATCGCGCAGGTGGCTGGCAGCCTGCTCGAGCCCAGCGGCGACACCTGGCGGCATCTGGCCGACACGGTCCTGGCCGAGTACGTCGGCAATACGCTGTGGCTGCTGGCCGGCGTCTGCGCCGGCGTGCTGCTGGTGGGTGTGCCTACCGCGTGGCTGGTCAGCACCTACCGCTTCGCCGGGCGTGCCTGGCTGGAATGGGCACTGGTGCTGCCGCTGGCGATGCCGGCCTATGTCATCGCCTACGCCTATACCGATGCCCTGCAGTTCGCCGGCCCGGTGCAAAGCTGGCTGCGCGAGCTGACCGGCTGGCGCGCGCGCGAGTACTGGTTCCCGGATATCCGCTCGCTGGGCGGCGCCATCGTGTTGTTCACGCTGGTGCTCTACCCCTACGTCTACCTCACCGCGCGCGCGGCCTTCCTGCAGCAAACCCTGAACACGCTGGAAGCAGCAAGGCTGCTTGGCCATGGCACCTGGGGCAGCGTCTGGCGCGTGATGCTGCCACTGGCGCGCCCCGGCATCGTGGCCGGCACGGCACTGGCGCTGATGGAGACGCTGGCCGATTTCGGCACCGTGGCCTACTTCGGTATCCCGACCTTCTCCACGGGCATCTACCGCGCCTGGTTCTCGCTGGGCGACAAGAACGCGGCGGCGCAGTTGTCCGCCTGCATGTTGCTGTTCGTGATCGGTATCCTGCTGGCCGAGCGTGCCAGCCGGGGCCGCGCCCGCGTGCACGGCGGCCAGCGCCGCGCGCCGGCTTACCGGCTGCATGGCTGGCGCGCGGCGCTGGCGCTGCTGGTATGCGTGGTGCCGGTGCTGCTGGGCTTTGCCATCCCGGCGCTGATGCTGTGCAAGATGGCGCTGGCCGAAGGCGACGCGCAGTTCGGCCCGCGCTTTATCGGCCTGGTGCGCAACAGCTTCCTGCTGGCCAGCGTGACCGCGCTGATCGCGGTGCTGGCCGCGCTGGTGATCGGCTATGCCGGGCGCGGCATGGCTGCCGGCCGGGGCTGGCTGCTGCGCGCGCTGACGCGGGTGTGCGGCATGGGCTACGCGCTGCCCGGCTCGGTGGTGGCGGTCGGCGTGCTGGTGCCGGTGGCGCGGCTGGACAATGCCATGTCGGCGTGGGTGCAGCAGCATCTGGGATGGTCGGCCGGGCTCCTGCTGACGGGCGGCATTGCCGCACTGGTCTATGCCTACCTGGTGCGCTTTCTGGGCGTGGCGCTGCAAACCGTCAACGCCGGCCTGGTCAAGATCACGCCGGGCATGGACGCGGCGGCGCGCAGCCTGGGCCATGGCCCAGGCGCCACGCTGCGGCGCGTGCACCTGCCGATGCTGCGCGGCAGCCTGCTGACCGCGGCGCTGATCGTCTTTGTCGACGTCATGAAAGAGCTGCCCGCCACCTTCGTGATGCGGCCGTTCAATTTCGACACGCTGGCCGTGCAGGCCTACAACCTGGCCTCCGACGAGCGGCTGGCCGAGGCCGCCACCGCCTCGCTGGTGATCGTGGCAGTGGGCCTGCTGCCGGTGATCCTGCTGTCGCGCTCGATACGGCGGGATGCGCGGGAATAG
- a CDS encoding ABC transporter ATP-binding protein — MPARSDVVIEVDRIHHGFGSQRVVNDLSFTLARGSIACLLGPSGCGKTTVLRAIAGFEPLREGRILLQGQVMSSPGFAVAPEHRRIGMVFQDYALFPHLSVADNVAFGLHAVRRGERAARVEEMLTLVGLAGSGGKFPHELSGGQQQRVALARALAPKPELLLLDEPFSNLDIDLRERLSLEVRDILKAQGATAILVTHDQYEAFAMADEIGVMHAGAIEQWDSAHNLYHRPATRVVADFIGQGVLMPGLLASPHSVTLELGTLHSSEPLGVPPATAEVDVLIRPDDIVHDDDSPLRAKILHKAFRGAEILYTLRLAGGGQVLSLVPSHHDHALGEHIGIRVEVDDVVAFRRG, encoded by the coding sequence ATGCCAGCACGATCCGATGTCGTGATCGAGGTCGATCGCATCCACCATGGCTTCGGCAGCCAGCGCGTTGTCAACGACCTGTCCTTTACCCTCGCGCGCGGCAGCATCGCCTGCCTGCTCGGTCCCAGCGGCTGCGGCAAGACCACGGTGCTGCGCGCCATCGCCGGATTCGAGCCGCTGCGCGAAGGCCGCATCCTGCTGCAAGGGCAGGTGATGTCGTCGCCGGGGTTTGCCGTGGCGCCCGAGCACCGGCGCATCGGCATGGTGTTCCAGGATTACGCCTTGTTCCCGCACCTGAGCGTGGCGGACAACGTCGCCTTCGGGCTGCATGCCGTGCGCCGCGGCGAACGCGCGGCGCGGGTCGAGGAAATGCTCACGCTGGTGGGCCTGGCCGGTTCCGGCGGCAAGTTCCCGCACGAGCTCTCGGGCGGCCAGCAGCAGCGTGTGGCGCTGGCGCGCGCACTGGCGCCGAAGCCGGAGCTGCTGCTGCTTGACGAGCCGTTCTCCAATCTCGACATCGACCTGCGCGAGCGCCTGAGCCTGGAGGTGCGCGACATCCTCAAGGCCCAGGGCGCCACCGCCATTCTGGTCACCCACGACCAGTACGAAGCCTTTGCCATGGCCGACGAGATCGGCGTGATGCACGCCGGCGCCATCGAGCAGTGGGACAGCGCGCACAACCTCTATCACCGGCCGGCCACGCGCGTGGTCGCGGACTTCATCGGGCAGGGCGTGCTGATGCCGGGCCTGCTTGCCAGCCCGCACTCGGTCACGCTGGAACTCGGCACGCTGCATAGCAGCGAGCCGTTGGGCGTACCCCCTGCAACGGCGGAGGTCGATGTGCTGATCCGCCCCGACGATATCGTGCACGACGATGACAGCCCGCTGCGCGCGAAGATCCTGCACAAGGCCTTTCGCGGTGCCGAGATCCTGTACACGCTACGCCTGGCCGGCGGCGGCCAGGTGTTGTCGCTGGTGCCGTCGCATCACGACCATGCGCTCGGCGAGCACATCGGCATTCGCGTGGAGGTGGACGACGTGGTGGCCTTCCGGCGCGGCTGA